Proteins from a single region of Juglans microcarpa x Juglans regia isolate MS1-56 chromosome 5S, Jm3101_v1.0, whole genome shotgun sequence:
- the LOC121266756 gene encoding transcription factor RAX2, translating into MGRAPCCDKSNVKRGPWSPEEDAKLKEYIEKYGTGRNWISLPQKAGLKRCGKSCRLRWLNYLRPNIKHGDFSDDEDRIICSLFATIGSRWSIIAAQLPGRTDNDIKNYWNTKLKKKLVGMLPQAQRINLHSTLLQISTSSISSSATPSISYKGSNSSTSYYTPTTAFTEIEPFSFTSSSLRDNYSSYAAPFLQDQESYVVQQQNYLVKDIQRSFGSEASCSSSDRSSNNLISHSKEGDFEYGGGITGVGAVETCGEGQVLDLKNCFFNGAQGNQSSLLTSNGGDNVNDWMEKQNGMWEETPLDYGLEEIKQLISSTGGNSVLFDEHETQEKMLY; encoded by the exons ATGGGAAGGGCTCCTTGTTGCGACAAGTCGAATGTGAAAAGAGGGCCATGGTCACCTGAAGAAGATGCAAAGCTGAAAGAGTACATAGAAAAATATGGGACTGGACGGAATTGGATTTCTCTTCCTCAGAAAGCTG GTCTTAAGAGGTGTGGGAAAAGCTGCAGATTAAGATGGCTAAACTATCTCAGACCCAACATTAAACACGGTGACTTTTCTGATGATGAAGATAGGATAATTTGCAGCCTCTTTGCTACAATCGGAAGCAG GTGGTCAATAATAGCAGCTCAGTTGCCAGGCAGAACTGATAACGATATTAAGAACTACTGGAACACCAAGCTGAAGAAGAAACTGGTGGGTATGTTACCTCAAGCCCAGAGGATAAATCTCCATTCAACTTTGCTTCAAATTTCAACATCCTCAATATCATCATCTGCAACACCTTCAATATCATACAAAGGCAGCAACAGTAGTACTAGTTACTACACTCCAACCACTGCTTTTACAGAAATAGAACCCTTTTCATTCACCTCAAGCTCTTTGAGGGACAATTATTCCAGTTATGCAGCCCCATTTCTTCAAGACCAAGAAAGCTATGTAGTTCAGCAGCAAAATTACCTTGTAAAAGATATTCAGCGAAGCTTTGGAAGTGAAGCTAGCTGCAGCTCTTCTGATAGAAGCTCCAATAATCTCATCAGCCATAGCAAAGAAGGAGACTTTGAATATGGTGGTGGCATCACAGGAGTTGGAGCAGTTGAAACTTGTGGTGAAGGACAAGTGCTGGATCTAAAGAACTGCTTTTTCAATGGGGCCCAAGGAAACCAGAGCTCTCTCTTGACTTCTAATGGTGGTGATAATGTTAACGATTGGATGGAAAAGCAAAATGGTATGTGGGAAGAAACCCCATTAGACTACGGCCTTGAAGAAATTAAGCAGTTGATTAGCTCTACTGGTGGCAACAGCGTCTTGTTTGATGAACACGAGACCCAGGAAAAGATGTTGTACTAG